DNA from Streptomyces sp. NBC_01476:
GGGCGCAGCCGCTGGACGACACGCACCGCCGGGTGTCGCTGCGCGGGTATCAGGCGTTCGGGGCCCGCTTCGCGCTGGCCCAGCGGCGGGTGGTGCTCGGTGACGAGATGGGCCTGGGCAAGACGGTGCAGGCCGTCGCGGCGCTGGCGCATCTCAAGGCGGAGGGGCGGACGCACTTCCTGGTGGTCTGCCCGGCGAGCGTGCTGGTGAACTGGCTGCGCGAGATCGAGTCCCGCAGCACCCTGCGCGCCTACCGGGTGCACGGCCCCGACCGGGCGCTCGCGCTCAAGGAGTGGCTGTCGGCGGGTGATGTGGCGGTGACCACCTACGAGGCGCTGCGGGCGCTGGATCCGGTGCGGGACGCGCCGGGCGAGCCGCTGGGCATGCTCGTCGCCGACGAGGCGCACTACGTCAAGAACCCCGAGGCGCGCAGGTCGGTGGCGCTGGCGGCCTGGATGACGCGGGCGGACCGGGTGCTGCTGCTCACCGGCACCCCGATGGAGAACCGCGTCGAGGAGTTCCGCAATCTGGTCGGTTATGTCTCGCCCGAGCTGCTGCCGCAGGTCCGCCGGAGCCTGGCGGCGGCCGGACCGCAGGCGTTCCGCAAGGCGGTCGGTCCGGCGTATCTGCGGCGCAATCAGGTCGATGTGCTCAGCGAACTCCCCGAGCTGGTCCGGGTGGACGAGTGGGAGGACCTCTCCAGGGCCGATCTGGCGGCCTACCGGCAGGCGGTCGCGGCCGGGAACTTCATGGCGATGCGGCGGGCCGCGTACGCCGATCCGGTCCGGTCGGCGAAGCTGACGCGGTTGCGGGAGGTCGTGAAGGAGGCCGCCGAGAACGGGCTGAAGGTGGTGGTCTTCTCCTACTTCCGCGAGGTGCTGGAGACGGTGACCGCGGCACTCGGCGGTGCGGTGGCCGGCACGATCACCGGCAGTACGCCCGCGACCGAACGGCAGCGGCTGGCCGACGCGTTCGCCTCCTCCCCCGGCCACGCGGTGCTGGTCGCGCAGATCCAGGCCGGCGGGGTCGGGCTCAATCTGCAGGCGGCCTCGGTGGTGGTGCTCTGCGAGCCGCAGATCAAGCCGACGATGGAGGAGCAGGCGATCGCCAGGGCGCACCGGATGGGCCAGGTCCGCCGGGTGCAGGTGCACCGGCTGCTCGGCGCGGACAGTGTGGATCAGCGGATGCTGGAGATCCTGGCAGGCAAGAGCCGTGCGTTCGACGCGTATGCCCGGCTCAGTGACACCGCCGACTCGGCGCCGGAGGCCCTCGACATATCGGAGCAGTCGCTGGCCCGTCTGGTCGTGGAGGCGGAACAGCTGCGGCTGTCCGGCGAAGTGGCTCCCGCCGGGGACCGGGTGAGCCTGACGAAGGCCGCGAACGCCGTCGGCGCGGCGGAAGCCCCCGAGGCCAGGGAGACCGCCGGGAGCACCGAGCCCGCCGAACCCGCCGAGACCTCCGGGCAGCCGGGCGGGCGGTGATCGGGCCGGCGGCCGGCGGGGCACCCGGCAGCGCGCTGATGGACCGGGTACGGACAACGGCACCCGCTGGGCCGGCCACGTGCGGGGCGGCGACGACGCGAGACACCGCACCGCACGTGGCCGGGGTGAGAGGACCGCCGGTCAGGTGCTGTAGACCTCGAACTCGGCGATCTGGGCGGCGGGCCAGCCGGTGTTGGCGGTGAAGTTGAGCCGGATGTAGCGGGCGCTGACCGTGGCCGGCAGGCTGATCGTCACGGTGTTGCCGGACGCCGGGTCGAACGTGTAGGCGGCGTTGGGCAGTTGGGTGGCCGGCGGCAGTGAGGTGCCGGCCTGGACGGAGATGGTCTGGGTACGGGTGGCCCAGGCGGTGGCCGGCGGCAGCTTCAGCACCAGCCGCTTGACCGGGTAGGGGGAACCGCCGAGGTCGACCTGGAGCCACTGCGGGAACGCGTTGTTGGCCGATTCCCAGTAGGTGCTGGGGTTGCCGTCGTTGGCGTTGCCCGGGAAGTACACCTGGGTCTGGCTGCTGGCCGAAATGGCCTTGCCCGCCGCGAGGTTGCCGGCCGGCGGGGCACCGGCGTCGGTGGTGACGGTGACCTGGTTGGAGGGCTGCGAGATGTCGCCGGCGGCGTCCAGGGCCTGTACGTCGTAGGTGTAGGAGGTGGACGGGGTCAGGCCGGTGACCGTGAAGGCGGTGACGTTGCCCGCGGTGCTGCCGACCGGGGTGGTGGAGGCGCCAGTGACGCTCATCACCCGGTAGCCGGTGACGGCGACATTGTCGGTCGCGGCGTTCCAGGCCAGGGAGACGGAGTTGCTGGTGTGCGCGGTGACGCGGAGGTTGCCGGGCGCGGTCGGCGGTACGGTGTCGCCGCCGGTGACGACGGGCTGGGTGGGGCGGGTCGCGGTCAGCGCGATCTGTCCCTTGAGCATCCGGCCACCGTCCCCGGTCAGCCGCAGATAGTAGTCCGACGAGCACGCCGTACCGTCCTCGTCCAGCGCCAGCATCCCCGAATCAGTGGGCAGCCACGCCGCGGACTCCGCGGTCTTGGCGATCTGATTGCCCTCGTTGAACTCGTCGAACATCGAGATGTAGATCCCCTGCACCCCCGCCCGCTTCATGTTGTAGAACTGCCGCCACATGAAATCCCCGTGCGCCCGCTGCCGCAGCGTCACCGCACCCGGCAGCACACACGGCAGATAGTCGATGCCGTGCGCCGCACAGTCCGCCAGATCCGGAACCGTCGCCACGTTGTAGAAGTTGTCCGCGTCCCCGACATTCCCGATCCGGCCCACCAGCCACGGCGACAGCGCGTGGAAGGCGTGGTAGACATCGATGAACCCGGGACGGGAATCACGGTCACCGGTACGCCACCAGGTCGGCACCCCGCCGATCACATAACACCCCTGGTCCTTGAACCAGTTGACGACATCCAGACACGGCGCCGGCGCGAACGGCCGCTTGTCGTCACTGAAGCCGAAGCCCCAGATACACACCACCGGCTTGCCGTTCTGCGTGGCATACGCCGACGACGCGGTGTGCGCCTTCATCTTGGCGGTCCAGTCGTTCTTGATCTCCGACTGCATGGTCGTCCAGTCGGTCACGTCGTACATGATGTAGAACTTCCGGCCGTGCGACTCCGCCGCACTGCGCACCTTGGCCGCCATCGCGTCCCGCGTCGGCCCCTCACCGCCCACCGGGTTGAACCGCTGCAGCGCCGCGGTGTCGATGCCGTTCTGCTGCATCCACAGGAAATGCGTGTCCACGGTCTGCTGGTCGTAGGAGGAGAAGAGGTCCGCCGGCTGCCCGTTGCCGAGATTCGCGTACCCCGAGTGATACGTCCGGCTGAACTCCCGCACATCCGGCCACGCCACGATCGTGGTGTTCGACGGCGCCGGCGGCTGCCCGCCGTTCGCACTGTAATGCCACCAGGAGTTGATCGGCGCACCGTCACCCGGGCACGCGAACCACCCCTGATACCCGACCGAGACCTTGCCGACGACATCACCCGGACCACTCGCCGCCGGCGCCGCACCGGCCGACGACACCGGACCGACCACACCCAGCGCGGCCAGACCCACAGCGGCCGAACCTCCGGCCGCCGTGCCCAGGAACATACGACGTGACACACCCATCTGGACTCTCCTCCGATCGGCGTCGACTCCCGCCGGTGCGCGGCTGATGGGGGGATCGGCAGCGGATCGGAAGTCTGGTGCGGGGGATCGTAACGAAGGGGTTACGTTCGCGCAATAGATCGAACGTAAGGCGAAATAATTGACAGAAGTCGCGCAAGAAGCGCCCAGATGGCGGTCTCGCACGGGATTCACACGATTGAGACCGGGATCTCAGCGCAGGCAAAGAATTCGTTCATACGGTGCTCCCCATGAGCCAGGAACGGTCGCCGGACACCAGCGCGGACGGCGGGGACAGTGGGGACAGCGAGGGCGGCACAGCCCCGCCGGACGGCATAACCACGCCGGACCGCCTGGTCCCGCCGGACGGCATAACCACGCCGGACCGCCTGGTCCCGCCGGACGGCATAACCACGCCGGACCGCCTGGTCCCGTCGGCGGACGACGACGCGCAGACCCCGGGCAGCGACGGGCGGGAGCGGCTGTGGTCCCGGCAGATGGTCCTGTCGGTCAGCGCCCTGGCCGTGATGGCCGCGCTGACCCTGACCACGATCGTCCAGTCGCCGGCCCACTCGTCAACACCCGGGCCCGGTACGGAAGATGCCAAGCCGGCCGCCGAACTCACCCAGGCCGCGCGAGCGCCCGCCCCGGCCGCCGAGTCACCGGTGTCCAGCCCGGCGCCGAGCCGGACCCCGGCCACCACGCCGCCCCCGGCCACAACACCCGCGGCCCCGTCGCCGTCCCCCTCCGCCACCACGGCCGACCCGCGCACGTCCCTGTCCCGGGCGGTCAAGGACCTCGGCGGCAGCGGCACGATGTCGGTGGGCGTCGCCGACCTGGACGGCACCGCGAGCGCCACGTACGACAGCGACCGCGACGACCGCGCGTACGACACCGCCAGCATCGTCAAGGTCGACATCCTCGCCACGCTGCTGCTCCGGCACCAGCGCAGGGGAACGTCGCTGAGCGCCGGGGAGCGGAATCTGGCCACGTCGATGATCGAGGTGAGCGACAACGACGCGGCCGAGGAACTGTGGGAGACCATCGGCGGTGCATCAGGGCTCGCCGCCGGCAACGCCACCCTCGGGCTGCACCACACCGTGGGCGGCCCGGGTGATCTGTGGGGCCTCACCCAGACCACCGCGGTCGATCAACTCGCCCTGCTTCGGGCGGTCTTCGGCAGCTCCGGCTCACCGCTGTCGGCCGCCTCGCGCAGCTATGTGAAGTCGCTGATGACCTCGGTGTCGGC
Protein-coding regions in this window:
- a CDS encoding galactose-binding domain-containing protein — its product is MGVSRRMFLGTAAGGSAAVGLAALGVVGPVSSAGAAPAASGPGDVVGKVSVGYQGWFACPGDGAPINSWWHYSANGGQPPAPSNTTIVAWPDVREFSRTYHSGYANLGNGQPADLFSSYDQQTVDTHFLWMQQNGIDTAALQRFNPVGGEGPTRDAMAAKVRSAAESHGRKFYIMYDVTDWTTMQSEIKNDWTAKMKAHTASSAYATQNGKPVVCIWGFGFSDDKRPFAPAPCLDVVNWFKDQGCYVIGGVPTWWRTGDRDSRPGFIDVYHAFHALSPWLVGRIGNVGDADNFYNVATVPDLADCAAHGIDYLPCVLPGAVTLRQRAHGDFMWRQFYNMKRAGVQGIYISMFDEFNEGNQIAKTAESAAWLPTDSGMLALDEDGTACSSDYYLRLTGDGGRMLKGQIALTATRPTQPVVTGGDTVPPTAPGNLRVTAHTSNSVSLAWNAATDNVAVTGYRVMSVTGASTTPVGSTAGNVTAFTVTGLTPSTSYTYDVQALDAAGDISQPSNQVTVTTDAGAPPAGNLAAGKAISASSQTQVYFPGNANDGNPSTYWESANNAFPQWLQVDLGGSPYPVKRLVLKLPPATAWATRTQTISVQAGTSLPPATQLPNAAYTFDPASGNTVTISLPATVSARYIRLNFTANTGWPAAQIAEFEVYST
- a CDS encoding serine hydrolase — protein: MSQERSPDTSADGGDSGDSEGGTAPPDGITTPDRLVPPDGITTPDRLVPPDGITTPDRLVPSADDDAQTPGSDGRERLWSRQMVLSVSALAVMAALTLTTIVQSPAHSSTPGPGTEDAKPAAELTQAARAPAPAAESPVSSPAPSRTPATTPPPATTPAAPSPSPSATTADPRTSLSRAVKDLGGSGTMSVGVADLDGTASATYDSDRDDRAYDTASIVKVDILATLLLRHQRRGTSLSAGERNLATSMIEVSDNDAAEELWETIGGASGLAAGNATLGLHHTVGGPGDLWGLTQTTAVDQLALLRAVFGSSGSPLSAASRSYVKSLMTSVSAGQRWGVSAADSDGAGFALKNGWLQRTATGLWDINSIGLVTYHGHRLLICVLSSGQRSEQKGIDLVEDAASAAATSFVAGLS
- a CDS encoding DEAD/DEAH box helicase is translated as MVDEGVGVGREATALFARAARLRGTARHVVTEYDAARAAVEEALAPIRMRLVRRELAAMPVGRLADATEGRLRITALEKAGYDSVGQVFDASPYELSRLPGVGPTTVAQARAAATQLALAVQETVSVPLDVELREDELTGALVVRLHRLVEAGPETVRARETAGRTEQRLLALATSARPARGRLSMLLAGRERREVARTALAELDATLRAAEKDDLALMFTQASVDLMRASGSGPDAATEAWIDFELRAPEYHGLLGEFGGPAPDAAAAQGFLPTELADRVRAQPLDDTHRRVSLRGYQAFGARFALAQRRVVLGDEMGLGKTVQAVAALAHLKAEGRTHFLVVCPASVLVNWLREIESRSTLRAYRVHGPDRALALKEWLSAGDVAVTTYEALRALDPVRDAPGEPLGMLVADEAHYVKNPEARRSVALAAWMTRADRVLLLTGTPMENRVEEFRNLVGYVSPELLPQVRRSLAAAGPQAFRKAVGPAYLRRNQVDVLSELPELVRVDEWEDLSRADLAAYRQAVAAGNFMAMRRAAYADPVRSAKLTRLREVVKEAAENGLKVVVFSYFREVLETVTAALGGAVAGTITGSTPATERQRLADAFASSPGHAVLVAQIQAGGVGLNLQAASVVVLCEPQIKPTMEEQAIARAHRMGQVRRVQVHRLLGADSVDQRMLEILAGKSRAFDAYARLSDTADSAPEALDISEQSLARLVVEAEQLRLSGEVAPAGDRVSLTKAANAVGAAEAPEARETAGSTEPAEPAETSGQPGGR